Below is a genomic region from Brassica oleracea var. oleracea cultivar TO1000 chromosome C9, BOL, whole genome shotgun sequence.
TTAAATAGTCATCCATAGTTATTATCACATTATTCATGAATATTATTTTATTAATTGATGTGCTTTGTAAATTATATTTTATCTTATATTTAATAATAGTAGTAGTTTAGAATTAATCAACCGCTCAAATTTTATAAAATAGTTAATATGTTAATACTTAATGTGAAAGCATGCTCTATTTTGTTTAAATATACTATATATTATATTTGAAATTCATAAATTATCTAACATTTTAAATACTGTGATTTTTGTCTATTATTATGGTCGAAAACTAAAATACTATTATTACAAATAAATCATTTCCTGTTAGTGTTTAATACTATTAGTGAACTATAAAAATTTTGTATTTTTTTTTTAATTGTAATATTTGTTTTAATGGGATTTTATTTATTATTGTTATATTTTTTGATATCAATAAGATTTTATTTTTAGAGTCAATTAACTCATAATACAAAAAAACATGGATATTAATTAATAATCTACCTATAACCGTAAACGTTGGTGTCTAGCAATCAAGGTATCATCATGTGAGATTTCAGATATCACTGACTAGTTTCTCTTATTTTTATATTCACTATATATTTCATTTTTATTAATTCTAATCATATATATTATACATATTTATGTATTACATATTTACATGATTATTTTTAATAAACTTAAGTGGAAGTGTTTATAGTTTGTTTAGGTGGACAAACTAAAAAGGGATAAAAAAACTCTAATTATATATTTTTTTTTTTTGATCAAAAAACTCTAATTATATATAAGATGACAAACTAACAATGTTGTTTTGCTTATCTTATCATAGAGCTTACATCTTTTTCTTTTAATATGTATACAGAATCCAAGTCCCTCCCTACACAGCTAAGGCACAATAAAGTAGCTTATATAGATAGCTATGCCTTCTTGGCCAGACCGCACTTTCCAAAAAGCAGTCTTCAACTATTGGAGCATTGGTTTGACCTCTTCCGATAACATTTCAAATTCTTTGAGAGTTTGCTCGATCGCATAGATCACCATCTTCTTTATCTGTTACAAAAATAATACAAATAAAAACATTAAATGGCATGCCCTGTGAATATATATCAAAGAAGAATGGAATGAATATATAGCACCTTCATCAAATACATGTACTAACTAAGAAATATGCAGAATATTATCCTATCTAAATACTCGCCAGTATTACAATAACGAAAAGTTGACAAGAGCATATGTTTTTTTTATTGTTATTGTTACTATTTTTATCAGTAATAACACTTGTAACTTAAGGCTTTAGAATTTAGATTGTGTGACTTTTGGCTGTGACATGTTTGAAGCACGTTTCAGGCGAACATAGCCAAGACGTTCCAAGGACGTGCAGAAGAGAAATGTTATCTCCACGCAGACCAAGTCAGAACTTTGACTTGTTCAAATAACAATTAAGGTGAAGCAGGATCATGAACAACAACAAATCCATTTTGCAAGTTTGTTCTTATGGGTAGGATCATGAACAACAACGAATCCATTTTGCAAGTTTGTTCTTATGGGTAGTTCCTACATATGATCGAACTAATGGCATATACAAAAAAGACTTGAATTCTCGATATTCTGACTATAACAGTTCCGAAGAGCAGTCACTCAATTTTGAGCAAAGTGGAATCCAAAAGGAGAGCATTTCTTGGATATAGGAAATGATTTATATATTTGTCTTTAGGATTCATTGATTGATAGAGAATTTTTAGTGAATCCATTGCATATGTTAGTTAGGTCTCATATCATGTGAGGTTGGCGGCAAAGAACATATGTTTTCAAGGTCTGGTTTAAACGAAAAATGGTCACAATTTCAAACATTATTAAGCAATTCATATGACTACTACAACAGTTAGAAACAAATGCGTTTGCAGATACTAATGTATTTCTGACAATTCTCCACCAATTGAAGCCACATTGTTGTGAAAACATATACTTGAATTCAGGATAACAACCATCATTCAAGATCTAAGATCACTTGCCCAAATATAATGAGGTAATTAGATCATTTAGATATTTGAATATTTGGCATCATCAAAGATCTAAAAGATCACTGGACCCAATATTTTTTATGTTAATCAAAAGCTGTACTTTGTGAACCACTCAAAATACTAGTGCATATAAAGACGTGTTCAGCAAGCAAAGCAGGCAAACATATAGAAAACATCAACAAACTTTTCTTTTCACACATGGAGGATGATCCCTAGTAATGAACTTGAAGGCTCTTCCATTATCACACATTATTGTAGTCGATTTATTACTTCTTTAGAACGTGAGAAGAAATCAGATTCGCTTGGCTTGCACGTACCGACAACCCACTCAGTATAATGCTCCAGTCATTGGCCTAAACGACAATCATTTTTGTCGCTATGGCGCAGAGGAAAACGCCTTAGTCCTCTAAGGCAAGGCTAGTTCGGAGCATCTTGTTTTTGTACGCCTTGTGCTATTTAGAACCTGATCGGTCGGATTCAAACATGATCAAAGATCATACCATTTCAAGGATGCAGCGATTTAGGTATTGGTAGTAAACCAAGAGTTAGTAATTCAAAAGATGCATTGTGAACCTTATTTAATTGCATGTAAGATAATGCCTACTAGTGAAATGATCTCCAACTAACTCAGAAAGAGAATGTCGAAGAGAATGGTGCCTAGCCATTGAGAGCGTCTACATCTTTGTAGAGAAACAATACCATCTTTGATTAGGCCCCTTTTGCTTGCTTTTCTATTCCTGTTTGGACATATGGTTCCCACAAAGATCAAGTTGGTCGGTCAGCCATGTGATGCGCAAGAGCTACTTGGTGATCCCTAGGTTGCCACACCTCAAGTTGATAACACCTTACACCGTTGCTGCTGTTTCTAGGACGACCGACACCTCACCTGTACTGGTCTCTTAGAAAGAGCGGCTAAACGATCAGATCAGATAGCTGATGTGGAGGGTGTTAGAATTTTGAAACCATTGTTTATAGCTTTATATTCTACAATAGTTTGTTGAAAACATTTCAACACCCCTACCTTACAATTTTTTTCTTTTACAATTTTGTTTTCTTATATTTTTTTTGTGAAACATATTAACAATTATTGATTAAAATTAAATTACAAGAATTAAGAGTTAAACAAATGTTTTAAATAATTTTTGTTATCTTTTTTGTTTTATAATTTTAATAAAAACAAATATTAAAGGCGAGAAATAAAGAAAGTTATTACTAAAACAAATAAAATTACGAAAAACTGAAAATGATGTTTTTAGTATCCAAATATAATGAGACTAGTTTCTATTTATAGATTAAAAGAAAATATGTTTGTTATAATTTTTATTATTAAAAATATTTTATTATAAAAAAAATAAGTTTCAATTATTGGGTGTAGATAAAAAACAAAATATGTGGACAGCCAATGAAAAGCTGACACATGGCAAAAGGGCCCCAAAAAGTGTCAACCCGTTGAATCATGTATTTCTTTTCTTTCAAAAATTCAACACCCTCGTTGCAATGTATTCAAATTTTTGAATTAATAATTCAAGGTCTAGGACATGTATCTAGCTAGAACTTCTCTCTAGGCAACGTTCTCTGAGGCGCCATCAACTGCTTTTACTCGACATTGATCAAGCTCGCTGGCATCGATGTCTGCTATGTTCTCCTATTCTCCATCCAGTCCACCACCACCGCCTCGCTTTACTTCATGTTGTCATTTCTCTCTGTCGCTCCAACTCGCTCCCCTCATTGTCATTGTCTCCCAGGTCCATCTCGTAGTCGCCGCCGCCGCCACTGCTCCTCTCATTGCTTCCATCTTTCCTGTTTCTCACTTCATCGCTACATTTCTTGCTTCCCTCGTCATCACTGTCTCTCCGGCTCATCTTGTCATTGCCGCCACTCCTACTCCACTCCTCATCGCCGCTCCTCTCAGTCCAAGTGGAAACGCTGGATCTACTAAGCTCGTGGTCTCACTCACCAGATCTCATTTTCTATACTTCGCTGCGCCTCCAGCATTTCACACCGTCTCAGACTGCGACAGTCCTTGGTGGTGCTGGCTCTGCTTTCATCACGGTTTGGATTTGCTCCGCTCTTCTCCTACCTTCTCACATCCATTGTGCTTCAGCCTGACTCCTCGAGATTCACTCTCCTTCGTACGTGCGTGGGCTTGGCTCATGGTTGGGTCTCTCAAGGCCCATCTTCAAAGCCTACTAACACAACAAGGCCCATTAAGAATACTTGTACTGCAAGAACTACATCTGTACACAAACTATTCCGACCCTCTCCTTTGCATTTGCACTATCAACCCCAAACCTTGCAGCTTCACCGGCTTCTTCGCAGCCGCACATCAATATCAAGTCTAGAACTGTTACGATGAGGCTCCTTGTTAAGTTCAATGTCTTTCCCGACGAGCTCTTTAGAGCCAAAGTTCATGATTTACGTCCGTCCTATCCTTCGTTGCGCTACATTTGCTACTCTCCTGCTGAGTTCTTTAGAACTGGAGTTTTGTGCTCAATCTTTTTTACCAAGGAAAATTTATGGAGAATCATCCACCACCTCTCTCTCTCCAGAGATCCTAGCACCATTCGAGACGTCTACCACCGATCTCAAACCCCATTAGATGGGTACTTCAACATCAGTTTTTTTTACTTCATTCTGTTAATTCGAAGGTCGGCTTCATATACAAAGTGAAGTTTCTCTACGGATTTCTTCTCTGATTTACCACATCTATTTTTTTTTATGATTTAGTTGTCTTCGTTTATCACTTTGGCGAGATTCTCTCCGTCTAATTGGTGTTCCAAAAGAATCATTAAAGTATATTTCAAATACAAATTAATTTATTTATTTTGAAAATAAAAATTTGGTCATTTTTGTTAGATTACGGTTCAAATTGATGTGGGGTCCATTCTAAAATAATTTTGTGTTTCAAGTAAATTGGTTTGGTTCAAATGCCCATCCCTCCTAACTTGATCCAGATATCAGACTAAAAATGTGCAATAAATAAGCTCACAAAAACACGTAAACAAGAAAAAGAATGGTAAAGAGAGAAAATACTTACCTCAAGTTTGTCCTCTCTGGCCTTGTGGTTCTTGGGAAGTTGACGAAACTCTTCGGTAAGACGTAGACACTCATGGATGTTCTCTGGTGACACAAAGTCAACTGCAACTTTAGTGCACGACTGTCCCAACAAACACATCACAAAGACAAATTCTCTCAATTAAATTTTCAATTACATCGCAAATTGGGTAAGGGAACAAAATTAAAGTGGAGGAAGATCAGAAACCATGTGTTTTACCTTTAGATTACGGACTTGATGAGGGCAACCCGCAGGAATAAACACAGCTTCTCCTAGCTTTTGCACAAATGTCCATGGTTCGATCCCTACAATTTCAGATAAACCATTTAGTTTGTCGATACAGAGACCAGAAAAAGAGCAATTTACATACCAAACTCCGCCTTGAGTTTTCTTTTATGCTCTACGGTTAGATAGCATGACTGGTCGTGTATCGGGTGATAAACCTGGATGAAGAACATGTCAAAAAATTTGTCAGTGTATCTGAAAAGTAAACATGTTGTCATGCAGTGGGTGTTGTTTACCTTTGTAACCGGACAACAAAAAGTGTGTCTAAATTCTTTGCAATGCTTTCTTAGATACTCTTCTAACTTTGGAACATCTTCTCTCCTAAAAATGTCCCAAAGAGCACTTCCTGTTTCGTCATGATTCTGCTGTTTTTCATAGCTCAGAATCTCTGGCATGTTCATTCCTTCTTCCTCACGGCCGCAGGCAATGCCATCGTCTTCGGTGCCCTGTTCCTCTAGCTTGTTCTGTTCTCTGTGTTTCTGCTTCAGGTCTTTGACTGCAGATATCTGTTCTTGACTTAATGTTACCTCAGTTGTATGCGTCAGAATATTAACCTACAAAAAAGTAGTTAGTGTTTAGCCATTGAAAAAAGACCAAAAGTGTACAAACAAACTAATGAAAGTTTTACCGCGTCTGACATATCGCAGTGAAGCTTAGTCACGGAGTCACCTCTACCAAGCTCATCTGGAATCCCGTAGGCAATGTACGTTTTCGGACCCAAATCTGGTTTGATAAGTCCTTCAGGAAGCTTTGCTGCAATGTTCAGAATCCCGGTTCTAGGATCGCTATATTCTTGAAAAGGCAATGCGGATATGAACTCGTCACAGTGACGAGGTAAAAGATCTTCAAACTTATCAGAAGGAGGCCAGTCCTTTAGCTTTAACATCTCAGGCCAGAAGTTTCCATAGGTTCTTCCTTTGCTATAACCTTCAAAGAAATGACGAGTATTGATCTCCACCTGAATATTTTATTGATTATTAAAAAAAAGAAAGAGATTAGAACCTATCAATCATTTCAGAAAGTGAAGTATTATAATACGGAATGAAATATTATACCTCACAATTAGCTAAACAATCAATAGCTTTCACTTCAGACATCTTAGAACTTGCTGTTGAATCCAAATTTTCGCATAACGCCCTCCACATAACCATCGGCTCCCAGCTTAAACCATGTGTGTTATCAAGAGCGTTCCCAACGATTACCGGTTCACCCTTTTTCCAATGCTCTTGAAAATGCAGAAGCCCTTCTTCCTTCAAAACATCAAGAGATCGTGGACAGAACAAGTAGTTGTCGCTTGATCCATTCCTAGAAGCTGTTTTCCTTGTCATATCTGTCTCCAAGGCAGAACATTTACATTTCGACACTCGAGGGCTGTTATCGTATGATGCCAAGAAAGCCTCTGCCTTTTGTTCCAAGTCTGAGATCCGGTTCTGTGGTAGGATTCGCTTAAGCTCCAACATACAATCACCACAACCACCTAGCTCTTTTGGTGCACAAGGGATGCTTCCATCGGAACTAGCATTCCACTTTGCGAATGTGTTAGCTTCTACATCCTCCTCGGAAACAGAAGAGGAGCTCGGTTCCATTTCTAAACCATGCATGTACTTGTATCCTTTATTAACATACTGCAGCTTCGTTTCAGGGCGTTGGGACATAGAACCTTCGCGAATCTCTTGACAACAGTTCAAACAAAGCTCGAAAGAGCACTTTGGGCAGCTCCGGTGCAAGTCAACAATTGAAGTTGCACAATGATCACTGCAACACAAATGAACTCAGCAAGAGCCTCTAGAACTAAGTTGAACTTAAAAAAAAAAAGATCCCAACTCTGTGTTAGATAACATAAGTGTGCTTTACCAGTATACACGTTCATCACAGTAGCTCACTGCGCTAGTTACGTCAACTTCAAAAGGCTGTAATCCTGCAGAAACAATTCATAAGTTAGCAGAAAAACGCATATAGCAACATAAGCCATTTATTAGTAGCGTAAGATTCATACCTTGAGCCTTTGCCTCAGTTTCAATCTCTTGATTCTGGGACTCGGATAACATATTCAAAAATGGAAGCATCAAAGCAATTAAGTATTGGAGATGATGGCGTCTTTCAGAATTCGCGAGGTCCCTCTTCGTTGTCTGTCAATTCAAGAGCAGAGATACCAGTTAACAAAGAAACATCTTGTGTTAAAACGACTTCTTCTGCGGATGGATGCTAGAAATAATCTTATACCTCGATTAAACCATTCAAATGTAAGCATCTGTTGCAATTACAATTTTTGTGGCAAAAAGGACATTTATCAACGATATCATCCTCAGATAGATGTGGATACCTGCAAGAAACGACGAATGAAGTAAGGATATCAAAACGTATAGACAGAGAAATAGACTAAAGTTAAGACAAGACAGAAACTAACCATTTCCTTATACATTGAAGACAATACATAGTCTCTTCACATTCACTGCAAACGAGAAGTGTTATCCTTTCCCCTTTTAAACACTGATGGCAAATGGCAATGCGTTCCTTAGATTCCTGCCAATGCAAAAGATTATTTGGAAAAGTTCAGTACATGAACACGTTTATAGTTCTTCGTTGATTCATACAAAAATAGCTTATGCAAAGACGCGTTACCTTTGAAGAACTTTTCATGCTTTCAGGGTCATCAGAACACCCATTTTTCAAAAGGGAATCTGACACCTCTGAATCTGGCGAACGTGAACGTGATCCACTAGCACGTGTGACATGCTCTGGAGTGTGGGAACCTCTTCTTCTTCGCTTTGTTGCCTGGATCTTAGAAATCATTTGAAGTTCTTCTTCCCAAGCCACATCTTCTTCAAGTTCTGTTTGGTGTCTGTCTCTCTTTCTACCAGTGGATCTTCCATGATCTTCACAAGGTTCCACTTTCATAACATCAAGTCCTACTCTGCGTCTGTTCTTCCTTTTACCCGTGAATCTTCCAGGACTCCAACTAGGCAATATTGTATCATCTTCTAAAGGTTCCACTTTCGTTACAGACACAGTCTTCACCTCGGAGTCTATGCGCTTATCTTCCCCACTCTTCACCCTGAACCTCCTCTTTTGTTTAATCCAATCACCTAATACAACACCATCATGATCATCTACAGAGTGTTGCAGTTTCTCATGAGATGGTGCTTCTTTAAGAATAACTTCAACTCCGTCACTGCCTTCAACACTACCCACACGCGAAAGCCGCTTCCTTTTCCTACTATAGACTCTGAATATCACAGGACGCGGCCTCATGCCTCCCTCTCTCTCCTCTTTCCTGCTAAACTCTTTGGACTTGACTAATTTCAAACTTCTCTTCTTCTTCGTAGACCAAATACATTGAAAGGAAAACAGAGAACTCTCAATCGGACTATAAGCCTTGAAATCAACTCCATCATCGGACTCCACCATTTTAGCTGCAAAATCAGATCAGTGAACGAGAACGGAGGCAGAGATGCTACGAATCGTGTTTGATTTTGAGCTCAGAACAAACAAATCTCAAGTGAATCAGTTCCGCGATAGCACACAGAGAGAGATCTATCGAATCATAAGAGATTGTTCAAATCTGCGAAGAAAAGTGAAATCGGGGGGGATTCGAAGCGACGATGATTCTCTTGATAAATCTAAACCCTAGACGCACGCAGCTATCGATTCTCAATTTCGCTATTTAGCTGACTAAAAGAAAAAAGGAAGAGGGGAAGAGCAACAGAGCATCGTTCGTAATCTCACCGTTAAAAGTAGGCCTCGCATTTTAACCAAGACCCGAAGACCCGAACCGGAACCGACCCAAAAATACTCGACTCAGAACCGAACCGAAAATTTACAAGTATCTTTTGGGTCTAAAATTTTTTTTACCCGAAAAAACCGGAACCGAAAAGAAACCGACCCGAATAGACCCGGATCCGAAAAAAACCGATCCGAATAGACCCGACCTGATAAGAACCGATTTGTACCCGACTTAAAAACATGTATATCTAAAACTACGATGTTTTTGTGTTCTATTTTATATATATTATTTTATAATTTAGTTGAAATATCTTTTGTTAACAACATTTGTTATTATTTTTTAACATTTTTAAAGTAATATAAAGCTTTAAAATGAAAAATTTAGCGTTTTAAAATGATTATTAATAGTTTCATTTAAGTTGTTTTGTAAAATTTTAGATATATATGACAAATATTCAACTAAAGTTGATGGAATTGGGTATATCATATCCTTTTCAGATCCTAAATACCTGAATCCGACCCGGATCCGATATGGATCTGAAAAATTACGGGTATTTTATGGGTATTTTAATTATAGACCCGAACCGACCCAGACCCGAGAAGAACCGATCCGAACCCGAACCAAAAATTTCTAAGTATCTATTGAGTCTAAATATTTAGGATTCGAAAAGATTCGGACCCGAAAAAAACCGGTCCGAACTCGATCCGAAGACCCGAACTCTCAGACCTAGTTAAAAGCACACTTTTAAAGCGCACGCTATTAATTGGACGCGTGGCAGGTGATTAACCCACCGATTCGTTCGCTTCTTCTCTTAATAATACTAGGGGCTGTACGCGTGGATTATGTCTATACTAGTTTCCAGTTTCCACCACATTGGTAAGAGAAGAATTAAAGATGGGTATTCTCATATCCATTAGAATTTGGTTGGGATCTATTCGAGTTTTTAATTTTTGAAACTAAAGATTTCAGTTTTATTCATGCATTTATGAATCGCAGTTCGAATTTTTGCGGGTTGTGTTCAGATAGCCTTTTAATTTATTTATTTTTAATTAGGGTTGCTAAAGTGACTGCTTATCTCTATTGAATCGAATTTGATTTTCTTTGAAGATATTTCTTCACTATCCACAGACGGCGTCACTTGTTTAATCAAAAATGTTGTTGTAGTTGAAGTGAAGTACACACAGTTTCGATGGTGGACTTAGGAAAAGTTTTCATACCGAGATCGAGCTAAGCGAAGAACATAAAAGAAGTTTTGTTGATTATAGCTAAACTCGATAAAAGACTGCATACGTACTCTTGAATAGAACTCAAGTCAATCATAGTTCATTCCAAGGTGCACATGTGCCTAGATGAAGGCATGTGTTTAAAAGGAGGCGAGCGCGCGTTAATTGAGAGGTGATCATGCCTTGAGAAGCAATGCCTAAGATAGATTATTTGTATATGGTTCTCTGTGTTATTTGGATATCTCTCTTAGACAAAGTGTCCTTATATTTATACAAAGATGAAACATAGGATTTTACATTATGTTAATGGGGCGAGTTCATTGTTTAATAGGCATGACGAAAGCCATTTTCAACAAAAATTATCAAGCAGACATATAAATTATAGGTCCACAGCATCCTTAATACTTGACAACTCCCTAAACACATGAGAGTCAAATGAAACTGTAGAAGGTGAAGAAAAGATAAAACAGAAGAAACATAATAAACCAAAACAAATTCATTTACGAGTCCACAATCACGAAGCATCAAGAAAGAAATCATTTATGAGTTTAACAAAAAAAAAATTCAATCACTGGATTTCCTAGCCATAAGGATCACCAGATCCTTTGCTTGCTTCCTGGTACGTTCTCGAATTAGTCGCTGAATCAATATAAGGGTTTAATCCCGCAAGCTGCATAATGTTCTCAATCTCTTTGACAACCTCACCCATGGATGGTCTCTTCACTCCTTCCCCATCCACACATCTCAAAGCAAGATCCACATACTTCTCAAACCCGTTCAGATTTTCACTGTTTGCAATGATAGTCGTGGCCACCAATTCTTGCAGGTCATACAAGTTCCTTGATTTATCCATCTTTGCCTTCACCTCTTTCACCACGTATTTGCCGCCCACGATCGGACTTTTACCAGTTAATAGCTCAAGCATCACCACACCAAACCCATACACATCGCTCTTCTCAGTCAATTGATTCGTCATGTAGTACTCAGGATCCAGATAGCCCTAACACAAGTTATAACGTGAGTTCAGGGGCAGATCTAGAAACATTTTTTATTGGAGAAACAATATGTTGTCCAAAAAAAAATTGGGGAAACAATATTAAAAGTAGCAA
It encodes:
- the LOC106318121 gene encoding lysine-specific demethylase JMJ25-like isoform X8, with amino-acid sequence MVESDDGVDFKAYSPIESSLFSFQCIWSTKKKRSLKLVKSKEFSRKEEREGGMRPRPVIFRVYSRKRKRLSRVGSVEGSDGVEVILKEAPSHEKLQHSVDDHDGVVLGDWIKQKRRFRVKSGEDKRIDSEVKTVSVTKVEPLEDDTILPSWSPGRFTGKRKNRRRVGLDVMKVEPCEDHGRSTGRKRDRHQTELEEDVAWEEELQMISKIQATKRRRRGSHTPEHVTRASGSRSRSPDSEVSDSLLKNGCSDDPESMKSSSKESKERIAICHQCLKGERITLLVCSECEETMYCLQCIRKWYPHLSEDDIVDKCPFCHKNCNCNRCLHLNGLIETTKRDLANSERRHHLQYLIALMLPFLNMLSESQNQEIETEAKAQGLQPFEVDVTSAVSYCDERVYCDHCATSIVDLHRSCPKCSFELCLNCCQEIREGSMSQRPETKLQYVNKGYKYMHGLEMEPSSSSVSEEDVEANTFAKWNASSDGSIPCAPKELGGCGDCMLELKRILPQNRISDLEQKAEAFLASYDNSPRVSKCKCSALETDMTRKTASRNGSSDNYLFCPRSLDVLKEEGLLHFQEHWKKGEPVIVGNALDNTHGLSWEPMVMWRALCENLDSTASSKMSEVKAIDCLANCEVEINTRHFFEGYSKGRTYGNFWPEMLKLKDWPPSDKFEDLLPRHCDEFISALPFQEYSDPRTGILNIAAKLPEGLIKPDLGPKTYIAYGIPDELGRGDSVTKLHCDMSDAVNILTHTTEVTLSQEQISAVKDLKQKHREQNKLEEQGTEDDGIACGREEEGMNMPEILSYEKQQNHDETGSALWDIFRREDVPKLEEYLRKHCKEFRHTFCCPVTKVYHPIHDQSCYLTVEHKRKLKAEFGIEPWTFVQKLGEAVFIPAGCPHQVRNLKSCTKVAVDFVSPENIHECLRLTEEFRQLPKNHKAREDKLE
- the LOC106318121 gene encoding lysine-specific demethylase JMJ25-like isoform X2 — encoded protein: MVESDDGVDFKAYSPIESSLFSFQCIWSTKKKRSLKLVKSKEFSRKEEREGGMRPRPVIFRVYSRKRKRLSRVGSVEGSDGVEVILKEAPSHEKLQHSVDDHDGVVLGDWIKQKRRFRVKSGEDKRIDSEVKTVSVTKVEPLEDDTILPSWSPGRFTGKRKNRRRVGLDVMKVEPCEDHGRSTGRKRDRHQTELEEDVAWEEELQMISKIQATKRRRRGSHTPEHVTRASGSRSRSPDSEVSDSLLKNGCSDDPESMKSSSKESKERIAICHQCLKGERITLLVCSECEETMYCLQCIRKWYPHLSEDDIVDKCPFCHKNCNCNRCLHLNGLIETTKRDLANSERRHHLQYLIALMLPFLNMLSESQNQEIETEAKAQGLQPFEVDVTSAVSYCDERVYCDHCATSIVDLHRSCPKCSFELCLNCCQEIREGSMSQRPETKLQYVNKGYKYMHGLEMEPSSSSVSEEDVEANTFAKWNASSDGSIPCAPKELGGCGDCMLELKRILPQNRISDLEQKAEAFLASYDNSPRVSKCKCSALETDMTRKTASRNGSSDNYLFCPRSLDVLKEEGLLHFQEHWKKGEPVIVGNALDNTHGLSWEPMVMWRALCENLDSTASSKMSEVKAIDCLANCEVEINTRHFFEGYSKGRTYGNFWPEMLKLKDWPPSDKFEDLLPRHCDEFISALPFQEYSDPRTGILNIAAKLPEGLIKPDLGPKTYIAYGIPDELGRGDSVTKLHCDMSDAVNILTHTTEVTLSQEQISAVKDLKQKHREQNKLEEQGTEDDGIACGREEEGMNMPEILSYEKQQNHDETGSALWDIFRREDVPKLEEYLRKHCKEFRHTFCCPVTKVYHPIHDQSCYLTVEHKRKLKAEFGIEPWTFVQKLGEAVFIPAGCPHQVRNLKSCTKVAVDFVSPENIHECLRLTEEFRQLPKNHKAREDKLEALKMGLERPNHEPSPRTYEGE
- the LOC106318121 gene encoding lysine-specific demethylase JMJ25-like isoform X6 encodes the protein MVESDDGVDFKAYSPIESSLFSFQCIWSTKKKRSLKLVKSKEFSRKEEREGGMRPRPVIFRVYSRKRKRLSRVGSVEGSDGVEVILKEAPSHEKLQHSVDDHDGVVLGDWIKQKRRFRVKSGEDKRIDSEVKTVSVTKVEPLEDDTILPSWSPGRFTGKRKNRRRVGLDVMKVEPCEDHGRSTGRKRDRHQTELEEDVAWEEELQMISKIQATKRRRRGSHTPEHVTRASGSRSRSPDSEVSDSLLKNGCSDDPESMKSSSKESKERIAICHQCLKGERITLLVCSECEETMYCLQCIRKWYPHLSEDDIVDKCPFCHKNCNCNRCLHLNGLIETTKRDLANSERRHHLQYLIALMLPFLNMLSESQNQEIETEAKAQGLQPFEVDVTSAVSYCDERVYCDHCATSIVDLHRSCPKCSFELCLNCCQEIREGSMSQRPETKLQYVNKGYKYMHGLEMEPSSSSVSEEDVEANTFAKWNASSDGSIPCAPKELGGCGDCMLELKRILPQNRISDLEQKAEAFLASYDNSPRVSKCKCSALETDMTRKTASRNGSSDNYLFCPRSLDVLKEEGLLHFQEHWKKGEPVIVGNALDNTHGLSWEPMVMWRALCENLDSTASSKMSEVKAIDCLANCEVEINTRHFFEGYSKGRTYGNFWPEMLKLKDWPPSDKFEDLLPRHCDEFISALPFQEYSDPRTGILNIAAKLPEGLIKPDLGPKTYIAYGIPDELGRGDSVTKLHCDMSDAVNILTHTTEVTLSQEQISAVKDLKQKHREQNKLEEQGTEDDGIACGREEEGMNMPEILSYEKQQNHDETGSALWDIFRREDVPKLEEYLRKHCKEFRHTFCCPVTKVYHPIHDQSCYLTVEHKRKLKAEFGIEPWTFVQKLGEAVFIPAGCPHQVRNLKSCTKVAVDFVSPENIHECLRLTEEFRQLPKNHKAREDKLETERISPK
- the LOC106318121 gene encoding lysine-specific demethylase JMJ25-like isoform X4, translated to MVESDDGVDFKAYSPIESSLFSFQCIWSTKKKRSLKLVKSKEFSRKEEREGGMRPRPVIFRVYSRKRKRLSRVGSVEGSDGVEVILKEAPSHEKLQHSVDDHDGVVLGDWIKQKRRFRVKSGEDKRIDSEVKTVSVTKVEPLEDDTILPSWSPGRFTGKRKNRRRVGLDVMKVEPCEDHGRSTGRKRDRHQTELEEDVAWEEELQMISKIQATKRRRRGSHTPEHVTRASGSRSRSPDSEVSDSLLKNGCSDDPESMKSSSKESKERIAICHQCLKGERITLLVCSECEETMYCLQCIRKWYPHLSEDDIVDKCPFCHKNCNCNRCLHLNGLIETTKRDLANSERRHHLQYLIALMLPFLNMLSESQNQEIETEAKAQGLQPFEVDVTSAVSYCDERVYCDHCATSIVDLHRSCPKCSFELCLNCCQEIREGSMSQRPETKLQYVNKGYKYMHGLEMEPSSSSVSEEDVEANTFAKWNASSDGSIPCAPKELGGCGDCMLELKRILPQNRISDLEQKAEAFLASYDNSPRVSKCKCSALETDMTRKTASRNGSSDNYLFCPRSLDVLKEEGLLHFQEHWKKGEPVIVGNALDNTHGLSWEPMVMWRALCENLDSTASSKMSEVKAIDCLANCEVEINTRHFFEGYSKGRTYGNFWPEMLKLKDWPPSDKFEDLLPRHCDEFISALPFQEYSDPRTGILNIAAKLPEGLIKPDLGPKTYIAYGIPDELGRGDSVTKLHCDMSDAVNILTHTTEVTLSQEQISAVKDLKQKHREQNKLEEQGTEDDGIACGREEEGMNMPEILSYEKQQNHDETGSALWDIFRREDVPKLEEYLRKHCKEFRHTFCCPVTKVYHPIHDQSCYLTVEHKRKLKAEFGIEPWTFVQKLGEAVFIPAGCPHQVRNLKSCTKVAVDFVSPENIHECLRLTEEFRQLPKNHKAREDKLESDIWIKLGGMGI